One genomic region from Candidatus Neomarinimicrobiota bacterium encodes:
- the porU gene encoding type IX secretion system sortase PorU — translation MDFIYENNKIKAIKIGNSSLEKIDQFYLPFFTENIALPSLKMPHMTVIESNYQPIRQYPFSDKIINIIKGVGEVSLNEPGYFGNIPVTTLKIFGLKLIDNKINVLRRIIIKIDYESISENSQSNTSSVNKNEIEYYKRTFINSKYIDKWVKRRKLSISKPTIYPTGKWIKIPITEDGIYSITYDELHKVNAINSPISHDRIFLYSNSTGGGELSKDPTINIPENLVENAIVIHSSDNTFGPGDSLTFYGKGTYTISQHSQYYLIYKKNCYSDTNFYWLCIADNPGNPKRMQILETSSIDTMIATGMFFIHHEKDFTNFMKSGKRWYGEKFAGSGTSHYFSVYLPGDDPSFTGWLRIRVAGGTRVEDISVRHNFSVYLNNNPASFDNFTCWNYNSSFINRKLSNNDIIEGINIFKIEYSSNIHQANAYLDFIEWLYFASLDITKNPKDFWIQKLDKNVKIVFNTNISNPSVYDITDWSNVKKVPIEKENRKYYFTFYSNKLNHFLVIDKSEIKKPVRLEYIPENQWNKLRNETVPGAEYVIITTEEFANPANELANIHSNLVQEENRLTTKVVYQSDIIHEFNADIPDPHAIRYFLQYAYNYWDPQPKFVLLLGDGTYDYRGIKSNEGNIIMTYQVESDNFLYSPQQTYSTDARFTYINGTDRYMDLSIGRITARTVEEAEYAVEKIKNYILNPSYGIWRSTITLVADDVARPNNYEPMHIYDSEDHIAKVLPKFLNINKIYLEEYPAIFDESAYGVKRPSATEDILKKLEDGTAIINYMGHGSPTVWAQEYILEMKRDLNRIHTGMKLPFWLAATCSWGYFDDIYENCMAEALVIQPDNGAIATLSATRGVYGSANANFVNKFYSKLFNDSCANKIRIGELTRQIINGNSENDEKYVLLGDPAIYLALPYKTAHFEKMDNDTLKILSKVSLKGYIKDNNPNGNGNIVVYDSDRMVQRTVYDMRKVAHIMSYMLPGEKLFQGIINFNTNFKTSFYIPKDISWQTTPGKITFFGWDSTNREEYAGSYFPVYYGGISDIVDSTGPRILLYLNNSNFIDGDIITPDSPLEIKIIDEHGINISGYMGHNITLSIDEDKDLTYIITKNFIYDQNSDTSGTITFFMPENLAPGTHTLTIKAWDNANNPSEVSAVFEFNPVTEFKLLKPYNVPNPFCEKTYFTFYNTRDCYVKIKIFTIRGLLIKTIDDGIIYPAGFNRIEWDGKDNFNDIISRGVYIYKIYAEDLEGKTFTYIGKMVKGY, via the coding sequence ATGGATTTCATATACGAAAATAATAAGATCAAGGCAATTAAAATCGGTAACAGTTCACTTGAGAAGATCGATCAATTTTATCTACCATTTTTTACTGAGAATATAGCTCTACCATCATTAAAGATGCCACATATGACAGTAATAGAATCGAATTACCAGCCGATAAGACAATATCCTTTTTCAGATAAAATTATAAACATTATTAAGGGAGTTGGTGAGGTAAGTTTAAACGAACCAGGCTATTTCGGCAATATTCCAGTCACCACGTTAAAAATATTTGGTTTAAAATTAATAGATAATAAAATAAATGTCCTGAGAAGAATTATAATCAAAATAGATTATGAATCAATTTCAGAAAATTCCCAATCCAACACCTCATCCGTTAATAAAAATGAAATAGAATACTACAAAAGAACATTTATCAACTCCAAATACATTGACAAATGGGTAAAAAGGCGTAAACTTTCCATATCCAAACCGACAATTTATCCAACAGGCAAATGGATCAAGATTCCAATAACAGAAGACGGTATATATTCAATCACTTATGATGAACTGCATAAGGTTAATGCAATTAACTCTCCTATATCCCATGATAGAATCTTTTTATATTCAAATTCTACTGGTGGGGGTGAGCTTTCCAAAGATCCGACAATAAATATTCCAGAAAATCTAGTTGAAAATGCTATAGTGATTCATAGTAGTGATAATACATTTGGACCTGGCGATTCTCTCACATTCTATGGCAAAGGAACATACACTATATCACAGCATTCTCAATATTATCTCATATATAAAAAAAATTGCTACTCGGATACTAATTTTTACTGGCTTTGTATTGCGGATAATCCTGGAAATCCGAAGAGAATGCAAATCTTGGAAACTTCTTCAATCGACACAATGATTGCTACTGGAATGTTTTTTATCCACCACGAAAAAGATTTTACCAATTTTATGAAATCAGGAAAGAGATGGTATGGCGAGAAATTCGCTGGTAGCGGCACTTCTCACTATTTCTCTGTATATCTACCGGGTGATGATCCTTCATTTACTGGATGGCTAAGGATAAGAGTTGCCGGTGGAACCCGCGTCGAAGATATTAGTGTTAGACATAATTTTTCCGTATACCTGAATAATAATCCAGCTTCATTTGACAACTTTACATGCTGGAATTATAACAGCTCATTTATAAATAGAAAACTATCCAACAATGATATCATCGAGGGAATTAATATATTCAAAATAGAATATTCATCAAACATACATCAAGCGAACGCATATTTGGATTTCATCGAATGGCTATATTTCGCCTCCCTTGATATCACTAAGAATCCAAAAGACTTCTGGATTCAAAAATTGGATAAAAATGTCAAAATTGTCTTTAATACGAATATTTCAAATCCATCGGTTTACGATATAACAGATTGGTCAAATGTAAAAAAAGTGCCAATTGAGAAAGAGAATAGAAAATACTACTTTACTTTCTATAGTAACAAACTAAATCATTTTCTAGTAATTGATAAAAGTGAAATAAAAAAACCAGTAAGACTTGAATACATCCCTGAGAATCAATGGAATAAATTAAGAAATGAGACTGTCCCCGGTGCTGAATACGTTATTATTACAACTGAGGAATTCGCAAACCCCGCCAATGAATTGGCAAACATACATTCAAATCTGGTTCAAGAAGAAAACAGGTTAACAACAAAAGTTGTATACCAGAGCGATATTATACATGAATTTAACGCAGACATTCCTGATCCACATGCCATTCGCTATTTTCTACAATATGCATATAATTACTGGGATCCACAACCAAAGTTCGTATTGCTTCTTGGTGACGGAACTTATGATTATAGAGGGATAAAATCCAACGAAGGTAATATAATTATGACATATCAGGTCGAATCGGACAATTTTCTTTACAGTCCTCAACAAACCTATTCAACTGATGCTCGATTTACCTACATAAATGGTACCGATCGATACATGGATTTATCAATAGGGAGAATTACCGCGAGAACGGTAGAAGAAGCTGAGTATGCCGTCGAAAAGATCAAAAATTATATACTGAATCCTAGTTATGGTATATGGAGGAGTACCATTACTCTTGTTGCAGATGATGTGGCAAGACCGAATAACTACGAACCAATGCATATTTATGATTCAGAAGATCACATAGCAAAGGTTCTTCCAAAATTTTTAAATATCAACAAAATATATCTCGAGGAATATCCTGCAATTTTTGACGAATCCGCCTATGGAGTAAAGCGACCATCAGCTACAGAAGATATTTTAAAAAAACTTGAAGACGGAACAGCAATCATAAACTATATGGGACATGGTAGTCCTACCGTCTGGGCACAGGAATATATACTTGAAATGAAACGAGATTTGAATAGAATTCATACTGGCATGAAGTTACCGTTCTGGTTAGCTGCTACATGTAGTTGGGGATATTTTGATGATATTTATGAAAACTGTATGGCAGAAGCTCTTGTAATCCAACCAGACAATGGAGCTATTGCAACACTTTCTGCTACCCGTGGTGTCTACGGAAGTGCCAATGCAAATTTTGTAAATAAATTTTATTCAAAATTATTTAACGATTCCTGTGCAAATAAAATTAGAATTGGAGAGCTAACCAGACAGATAATAAATGGAAATAGTGAAAACGATGAGAAATACGTGCTTCTCGGAGACCCAGCTATATATCTTGCTCTGCCATACAAAACCGCACATTTTGAAAAAATGGATAATGATACTTTAAAGATCTTATCAAAAGTTTCTTTAAAAGGTTATATAAAAGATAATAACCCAAATGGAAATGGAAATATCGTAGTTTATGATAGTGATAGAATGGTACAAAGAACAGTTTATGATATGAGAAAAGTTGCCCACATTATGAGTTACATGCTACCGGGGGAAAAACTATTCCAGGGTATAATCAATTTTAACACGAATTTCAAAACAAGTTTTTATATTCCAAAAGATATAAGCTGGCAAACTACCCCTGGAAAAATAACATTTTTCGGCTGGGATAGTACAAATAGAGAGGAATATGCAGGTTCTTATTTTCCCGTATACTATGGGGGGATAAGTGATATTGTTGACTCTACGGGTCCAAGAATCTTACTGTATCTAAATAACTCTAATTTTATCGATGGGGATATAATAACACCGGATTCCCCGCTTGAAATAAAAATTATCGATGAACATGGGATAAACATTTCTGGCTATATGGGACATAACATAACACTATCAATTGATGAGGATAAAGACCTGACATATATAATAACAAAAAATTTTATATATGATCAAAATTCTGACACATCCGGGACTATTACATTTTTTATGCCCGAGAATTTAGCTCCTGGGACTCATACCTTGACGATAAAGGCATGGGACAATGCAAATAATCCGTCGGAAGTCAGTGCAGTTTTTGAATTTAATCCTGTTACAGAGTTCAAACTACTAAAACCTTATAACGTTCCTAATCCCTTTTGTGAGAAAACCTACTTTACATTTTATAACACCAGAGACTGCTACGTAAAAATAAAAATATTTACCATAAGAGGACTGCTAATTAAAACTATTGATGACGGTATTATTTATCCTGCAGGATTCAACAGAATAGAATGGGACGGTAAAGATAATTTTAATGATATCATCTCTCGTGGAGTTTATATATATAAAATTTATGCAGAGGATTTAGAAGGTAAAACATTTACATACATAGGGAAAATGGTCAAAGGGTACTGA
- a CDS encoding MBL fold metallo-hydrolase, which produces MERNDNYIKFLGTAGARYVVAKQIRASGGIFISLGGRNILLDPGPGSLVRCAKSKPTIDVTKINAIILTHAHIDHSNDVNVIIDAMTEGGLKKRGLLFAPEDCISGENNILFKYLKSYLNDIIILKPESTYFIDGIEFVTSIRLLHSVETYGIKFHFGDKMISFVADTAYFPQLIDSYRGSYMLIVNVVLYEKSKDKDIKHLCIDDVCKIIKEIKPEKTVLTHFGMTMIKAKPWEVANILSKELGREVIAASDGMTIEI; this is translated from the coding sequence ATGGAAAGAAACGATAATTATATAAAATTTTTAGGGACAGCTGGCGCAAGGTATGTTGTTGCAAAGCAGATAAGGGCATCAGGGGGTATATTTATAAGTTTGGGTGGTAGGAATATCTTGCTTGATCCAGGGCCGGGTAGCCTTGTAAGATGTGCAAAGTCGAAACCTACTATTGATGTTACAAAGATTAATGCCATCATCTTGACTCACGCACATATTGATCATTCAAATGATGTTAATGTGATAATTGACGCAATGACTGAGGGAGGCTTAAAAAAACGAGGACTTCTTTTCGCACCGGAGGATTGTATATCAGGCGAAAATAACATATTATTTAAATACCTAAAAAGTTATTTAAATGACATTATTATTCTGAAACCCGAAAGTACATACTTTATCGATGGAATTGAATTTGTAACGTCTATAAGACTTTTGCACTCGGTAGAGACCTATGGTATAAAGTTTCATTTCGGTGATAAAATGATCTCCTTTGTTGCGGATACCGCATATTTCCCTCAGCTTATTGATTCTTATAGAGGATCATATATGCTGATTGTAAATGTAGTACTATATGAAAAGTCCAAAGATAAAGACATAAAACATCTCTGCATAGATGACGTGTGTAAAATTATAAAAGAGATAAAACCAGAGAAGACGGTATTAACTCATTTTGGTATGACCATGATAAAAGCAAAGCCCTGGGAAGTTGCAAATATTTTAAGTAAAGAATTAGGCAGAGAAGTGATAGCAGCTAGTGACGGCATGACTATTGAAATTTGA
- the ffh gene encoding signal recognition particle protein, giving the protein MLTQIQNGFVEIIRFIRGEGKLTESNIKESVKRIRRVLVEADVNYQVVKDFINKTTEKALGQEVLRSLNPGEVFTKIIYDQLVDLLGGENKQLRTASIPPTIIMLIGLHGCGKTTFAGKLARYLSSKGNKPVLVSTDIYRPAAIAQIEKVGSQAGVPVFEEKVGVIEKVKKAIFYTREHHRDTLIIDTAGRLHIDEEMMTELVKLKDEIKPHNILYIADGMTGQDAVNTAKEFNERLDIDGIVLTKMDSDARGGAALSIKYITGKPIVFIGVGEKLTDIEKFYPDRLAKRILGMGDIVGLVEKVQSVMDEEYAKTLETKIKKEKFTLNDFLDQIKRFRKMGSLENVVRMIPGISRLKIKNLQVNEKELIKTEAIIQSMTKEERYRPSIIDGSRRRRIAKGSGTTPADVNRVLNQYWQLVKLTKSLKKLKFPSDFSGFNF; this is encoded by the coding sequence ATGTTAACGCAGATACAGAATGGATTTGTAGAAATAATAAGATTTATTAGGGGTGAAGGTAAGCTGACAGAATCCAACATAAAGGAGTCAGTAAAGAGGATACGAAGGGTTTTAGTTGAAGCGGATGTTAATTATCAGGTAGTTAAAGATTTTATAAACAAGACCACTGAAAAAGCCTTAGGTCAGGAAGTTTTGAGGAGCTTAAATCCTGGTGAAGTTTTTACAAAGATAATTTATGACCAACTGGTCGATCTTCTTGGGGGTGAGAACAAACAGTTGCGTACTGCATCAATTCCACCTACCATTATAATGCTTATTGGTTTGCATGGCTGTGGTAAGACAACATTCGCGGGAAAGCTTGCAAGATATTTATCGAGTAAAGGAAATAAACCGGTGCTGGTTTCTACCGATATTTATAGACCTGCTGCTATCGCGCAGATAGAAAAGGTTGGTAGTCAGGCAGGGGTGCCTGTTTTTGAAGAAAAAGTTGGGGTTATTGAGAAAGTAAAAAAGGCAATATTTTACACAAGAGAGCATCACAGGGATACATTAATTATAGATACTGCGGGAAGATTGCATATCGATGAGGAGATGATGACTGAACTTGTAAAATTAAAGGATGAAATAAAACCTCATAATATTTTGTATATAGCGGATGGAATGACAGGACAGGATGCAGTTAACACAGCGAAAGAATTTAACGAACGTCTTGATATTGATGGTATTGTACTTACAAAAATGGATAGTGATGCAAGGGGTGGAGCAGCATTGTCGATTAAATACATTACTGGCAAACCTATTGTTTTTATAGGCGTTGGAGAGAAGTTAACAGATATTGAAAAATTCTATCCAGACCGATTAGCAAAGCGTATTCTGGGAATGGGTGATATTGTTGGATTGGTTGAAAAGGTTCAGTCGGTTATGGATGAAGAATATGCTAAGACACTAGAAACAAAGATAAAAAAAGAAAAGTTCACACTTAATGATTTTTTAGATCAGATAAAAAGGTTCCGCAAAATGGGTTCACTGGAAAACGTTGTACGTATGATACCTGGAATATCCAGACTAAAAATAAAGAATTTGCAGGTTAATGAAAAGGAGCTTATAAAAACCGAAGCTATTATACAATCAATGACAAAGGAGGAACGGTACAGACCTTCAATTATAGATGGCTCTCGTCGAAGAAGGATTGCTAAAGGGAGTGGAACTACGCCTGCTGATGTTAATAGAGTATTAAATCAATACTGGCAACTTGTTAAATTGACAAAAAGTTTAAAAAAGCTTAAATTCCCGTCTGATTTTTCGGGTTTTAATTTTTAG
- the rpsP gene encoding 30S ribosomal protein S16 has translation MAVRIRLLRMGKKKRPFYRIVVTDSRVKRDGKYIEKIGYYDPIPDPSIIKIDREKAINWLKKGAQPTDTVYSLFKKEGIALEWHLIKNNVDEKTRNIEIQKWEMAKKLKEEAKRKKEEPAVEEEISVGEELERVEESEGEKTVIEGNAEETEKEEKLTEAEAKEGKIGDKKSEGIETVKKTEVLTEETEKEELNQESSEDIKAEGTKEDTSADNKNKEAEGQ, from the coding sequence TTGGCAGTAAGAATAAGGTTGCTCAGAATGGGGAAAAAGAAAAGACCTTTTTATAGGATTGTAGTTACCGATTCCAGAGTAAAACGTGATGGAAAATATATTGAAAAAATAGGTTATTATGATCCTATACCTGATCCATCAATCATAAAGATAGATAGAGAAAAAGCTATAAATTGGTTAAAAAAAGGCGCACAACCTACAGATACGGTATATAGCCTGTTTAAAAAGGAAGGCATAGCTCTGGAGTGGCATCTTATTAAAAATAATGTTGATGAGAAAACAAGAAATATAGAAATCCAGAAATGGGAAATGGCAAAGAAATTAAAAGAGGAAGCAAAAAGAAAGAAGGAAGAACCTGCGGTTGAGGAAGAAATATCTGTTGGGGAAGAATTAGAACGGGTTGAGGAATCCGAAGGTGAGAAAACTGTTATTGAGGGAAATGCGGAAGAAACTGAAAAGGAAGAGAAATTAACAGAAGCTGAAGCTAAAGAAGGGAAAATAGGAGATAAGAAATCTGAAGGAATCGAGACAGTAAAGAAAACTGAAGTATTAACTGAAGAAACTGAAAAAGAGGAACTCAATCAGGAATCGTCCGAAGACATTAAGGCAGAGGGAACCAAGGAAGATACTTCCGCTGACAATAAGAATAAAGAGGCTGAAGGACAGTAA
- a CDS encoding KH domain-containing protein: MKDFVEYIVKKLVDRPDQVKVSQIDSERTVILELSVDPADLGKVIGKNGRTAKALRTIITAVAAKQGQKRAILEILE; the protein is encoded by the coding sequence ATGAAGGATTTTGTTGAGTACATCGTAAAAAAATTAGTTGATCGTCCAGATCAGGTAAAGGTCTCTCAGATTGATAGTGAGAGAACTGTAATTCTTGAGTTATCAGTTGATCCAGCTGATTTGGGAAAGGTTATCGGGAAGAATGGTAGGACAGCTAAGGCATTACGTACTATTATTACCGCAGTCGCTGCGAAACAGGGACAGAAACGGGCTATTCTTGAAATTCTTGAGTAA
- a CDS encoding PRC-barrel domain-containing protein, with product MHERNYLFPIGIISRPKGLRGELIVSLTSTHHYIYDIGDVVWLGNNPNHLHQWKIEYFKINGRKGYLKLKDVNNVAEAEYFRNIGVYFPIVDGKEFEYLKTKGFNVVDIKTGENLGKIVDFLLNTPQIQLVVEKDKKEYFIPCVNEIVVRINFKKQIVLVNKFEGLM from the coding sequence ATGCATGAGAGAAACTATTTATTCCCCATAGGTATAATTTCTAGGCCTAAAGGGCTTAGAGGGGAATTAATAGTTTCTCTAACATCCACTCACCATTATATTTATGACATTGGCGATGTAGTGTGGTTGGGAAATAACCCTAACCACCTACATCAGTGGAAAATTGAATATTTTAAAATAAATGGTAGAAAAGGATATTTGAAATTAAAAGATGTTAATAATGTGGCAGAGGCAGAGTATTTTAGGAATATTGGTGTTTATTTCCCGATTGTTGACGGTAAAGAATTTGAGTATCTAAAAACGAAAGGTTTCAATGTTGTAGATATTAAAACCGGCGAAAATCTGGGTAAGATCGTGGATTTCTTATTGAATACTCCACAGATACAATTAGTAGTTGAGAAAGATAAAAAGGAATATTTTATCCCATGTGTGAATGAAATTGTGGTTAGGATAAACTTCAAAAAGCAGATAGTTTTAGTTAATAAATTTGAAGGTTTAATGTGA
- the trmD gene encoding tRNA (guanosine(37)-N1)-methyltransferase TrmD, producing the protein MKIYILTAFPEIFKACLNISMFKKAHERAGVEYLVMNLRDFSTNKHKQIDDTPYGGGSGMVLKPEPFFFAYDYIIKENPDRKFRVIYPTPQGKVFNTEIAKNLAREDILVFFCGHYKGVDERVIQSLVTDEISIGDYVLTGGELPTLIIIDTLIRHIPGVLHSYESAESDSFEDSLLEGPVYTKPAEFRGLRVPEVLLSGNHELINKWRYEQRLKRTKERRKDLIEKIEKEQK; encoded by the coding sequence ATGAAAATATATATATTAACAGCATTTCCTGAAATATTTAAAGCATGTCTTAATATAAGTATGTTTAAAAAAGCACACGAGAGAGCCGGTGTTGAATATTTAGTTATGAATCTAAGAGATTTTTCTACTAACAAACATAAACAAATTGATGATACTCCTTATGGTGGAGGCTCGGGTATGGTATTGAAACCCGAGCCATTTTTTTTTGCCTATGATTACATAATAAAAGAGAATCCTGATAGGAAATTTCGAGTCATTTATCCAACGCCTCAGGGGAAAGTTTTTAACACTGAAATTGCAAAAAATCTTGCTAGAGAAGATATTCTGGTATTCTTTTGTGGGCATTATAAAGGAGTGGATGAAAGAGTTATTCAATCACTTGTAACTGATGAGATAAGTATTGGTGATTATGTGTTAACCGGAGGTGAGCTACCAACACTGATTATTATAGATACTTTAATAAGACACATCCCCGGGGTTTTGCATAGTTATGAGTCGGCTGAAAGCGATTCATTTGAGGATAGTTTGCTTGAAGGTCCAGTTTATACTAAACCTGCAGAGTTTCGAGGACTAAGGGTTCCTGAGGTTTTACTTTCTGGCAATCATGAATTGATAAATAAATGGAGATATGAACAGCGATTGAAAAGAACAAAAGAGAGAAGGAAAGATTTAATTGAAAAAATTGAAAAGGAACAAAAGTAG